A region of Haloplanus sp. XH21 DNA encodes the following proteins:
- the csg gene encoding HVO_2072 family ArtA-dependent S-layer glycoprotein — protein MNSVIINGSSVTTGTSTNDPDSDGSPEQFLVTFQPDSSAVGSGNLSGSVNVTVDVQTEQVSSDTTATVTSTLQDSNDGTSTSASTSFTIRDVSAPGTSNRDPADPVDDDTTVTIYSGATVFQGEEDLQFAGSTSSLIGSSGDAEGQTLTFPIDQDQATGQYDANGPDAGDGGFNATVLEPRITQLEVDNVNDADISGGSVPQGDSTSGSGALTVDAHYNYEEAEELELTVENDDGLDVTGDALTGTQGATKANSNGQVEWGVDLSNLNTGTFTFEVAGADDLDFGRATQSTTVTVTGDDDVSLDLDSETVTRGQDVTFSIRGSNAGDFHVVAIEADDFRDGVSVGGSAANGTFRQVGDTVRRGSISLSQGNYAYAVVEVDDDTGVGVGQIDTSSLDTTDVDVNVYQANNSSIPRSDLVNQITESNLEDDPSLTIEEGDVSLNTPGNTYVVGSEVDVNGTASEGVEDVALYVRREGRYQLLTLDGDETISVDADDTFEKEDVILSNDPSPGSQLLSLPGTYRIGVIDAADVGGTGTVRQNVTVSEFNTGTSNQKSLRVVDTELSASVKTVGGQVSTIDNEVNVSGTSLGTQSVDVVFFDERGNANHETINVEDDNTFEDNEVSLGNLATGQISVHVLTPGRDGDYGDGDVPGGTLSDFVEKNLSTAGLTGDQMRARLLDQTTEEVASDDRIVTQNFRLAEPRTSIQNVYPEGMQASGVNPVAVDDTMVVEGTTNLRPDDNSITVELQTQAGNSVALTTTEEWGYDGQYMVSLELEDVQTGTYNLEADDGENTDLVEVQIVQSVSTPTPEPTATPEPTATATATPEPATATATPEPGTATPTETTEGGGPGFGAIVAVIALLAAALLATRRDN, from the coding sequence GTGAATAGCGTCATCATTAATGGGTCTAGTGTCACGACCGGTACGAGCACTAACGACCCTGATAGTGACGGATCGCCGGAGCAGTTCCTCGTCACCTTCCAGCCGGACTCCAGTGCTGTTGGATCCGGGAACCTCAGCGGTAGCGTCAACGTGACTGTTGACGTCCAGACTGAACAGGTCTCATCCGATACTACCGCGACAGTTACCAGCACTCTCCAGGACAGTAACGATGGGACATCGACCAGCGCGTCTACGTCCTTCACCATCCGGGATGTCAGTGCACCGGGGACCTCGAACCGAGACCCGGCCGACCCTGTCGATGATGACACGACTGTCACCATCTACTCGGGTGCAACCGTCTTCCAGGGCGAGGAAGACCTCCAGTTCGCTGGCTCCACGAGTTCCCTGATCGGCTCGAGCGGTGACGCAGAGGGTCAGACCCTCACGTTCCCGATCGACCAAGACCAGGCAACGGGCCAGTACGACGCTAACGGACCGGACGCTGGCGACGGCGGGTTCAACGCAACGGTCCTTGAACCGCGCATCACCCAGCTTGAAGTCGACAACGTGAACGATGCGGACATCTCCGGCGGATCTGTCCCGCAGGGCGACAGTACCTCCGGTTCTGGTGCGCTCACTGTCGACGCGCACTACAACTACGAAGAGGCTGAAGAACTTGAACTGACCGTCGAAAACGATGACGGCCTTGATGTCACCGGCGACGCCCTGACGGGCACCCAGGGTGCCACGAAGGCTAACTCGAACGGTCAGGTTGAGTGGGGTGTCGATCTCTCCAACCTCAACACTGGCACCTTCACGTTCGAAGTTGCTGGTGCTGACGACCTCGACTTCGGTCGTGCAACGCAATCGACGACGGTCACCGTGACCGGCGACGACGACGTCTCGCTCGACCTTGACTCGGAGACGGTCACGCGCGGTCAGGACGTGACCTTCTCGATCCGAGGCTCGAACGCTGGCGACTTCCACGTCGTTGCCATCGAGGCAGACGACTTCCGTGACGGTGTCTCCGTCGGCGGCAGTGCCGCTAACGGCACCTTCCGCCAGGTTGGCGACACCGTCCGACGCGGCTCGATCAGCCTGTCGCAGGGCAACTACGCCTACGCAGTTGTCGAGGTCGACGACGACACCGGTGTCGGCGTCGGTCAGATCGACACGAGCAGCCTGGACACGACTGACGTTGATGTCAACGTCTACCAGGCTAACAACTCGAGCATCCCGCGCAGCGATCTCGTGAACCAAATCACCGAAAGTAATCTCGAAGACGACCCCTCGCTGACGATCGAAGAGGGCGACGTCTCCCTCAACACGCCCGGCAACACGTACGTTGTCGGTAGCGAAGTCGACGTCAACGGCACCGCCTCGGAAGGTGTCGAAGACGTTGCACTCTACGTCCGCCGTGAAGGCCGCTACCAGCTCCTCACCCTCGACGGTGACGAAACGATCTCGGTGGACGCTGACGACACCTTCGAGAAGGAAGACGTTATCCTCTCGAATGATCCCAGCCCTGGCAGCCAGCTCCTGTCGCTGCCCGGCACCTACCGCATCGGCGTGATTGACGCTGCTGACGTCGGTGGCACTGGAACCGTCCGTCAGAACGTCACGGTGTCCGAGTTCAACACGGGCACGAGCAACCAGAAGTCGCTCCGTGTTGTCGACACCGAACTGTCCGCTAGCGTCAAGACGGTCGGTGGACAGGTGTCCACCATCGACAACGAAGTGAACGTCTCGGGCACCTCGCTCGGCACGCAGAGTGTCGACGTGGTGTTCTTCGACGAGCGCGGCAACGCGAACCACGAAACGATCAACGTCGAGGATGACAACACGTTCGAGGACAACGAAGTCAGTCTCGGCAACCTTGCTACTGGTCAGATCAGCGTCCACGTCCTGACGCCCGGTCGAGACGGTGACTACGGTGACGGTGACGTCCCCGGCGGTACCCTCTCGGACTTCGTTGAGAAGAACCTGAGCACTGCGGGCCTCACGGGAGACCAGATGCGCGCACGCCTGCTCGACCAGACGACTGAAGAGGTTGCAAGCGACGACCGGATTGTCACGCAGAACTTCCGCCTCGCGGAACCGCGGACGTCCATCCAGAACGTCTACCCCGAAGGCATGCAGGCCTCGGGTGTCAACCCGGTCGCTGTCGACGACACGATGGTCGTCGAGGGCACCACGAACCTCCGACCAGACGACAACTCGATCACCGTGGAACTCCAGACGCAGGCCGGCAACTCGGTCGCACTGACGACGACCGAGGAGTGGGGCTACGATGGTCAGTACATGGTGTCGCTGGAACTCGAGGACGTGCAGACGGGCACGTACAACCTCGAAGCTGACGACGGCGAGAACACGGACCTCGTCGAAGTCCAGATCGTCCAGTCGGTCTCGACACCGACGCCGGAACCGACGGCAACGCCTGAGCCGACCGCGACCGCAACGGCAACGCCTGAGCCCGCAACGGCCACGGCGACGCCCGAGCCCGGTACGGCAACGCCCACGGAAACGACCGAGGGCGGCGGTCCTGGCTTCGGTGCCATCGTCGCAGTCATCGCGCTGCTCGCGGCTGCACTGCTGGCCACGCGGCGCGACAACTAA
- the ftsY gene encoding signal recognition particle-docking protein FtsY, which translates to MFDGLKDKLDSFRSDVEESADVEPEPEDADAEAEAESEVAAETESESTDTDAPTPAAPEGDAEADEGSDGPGRLQRAKAFATGKVVLEEEDLEDPLWNLEMALLESDVEMGVAEAILDQIRSNLVGETKSQMASTGDLVEDALRDALLDVISVGQFDFEERIAQADKPVTIVFTGVNGVGKTTTIAKMARYLEEQGYSSVLANGDTYRAGANEQIQEHADALGKRLIAHEQGGDPAAVIYDGVEYAEANDIDVVLGDTAGRLHTSSDLMAQLEKIDRVVAPDLTLFVDEAVAGQDAVERAQQFDAAAEIDGAVLTKADADSQGGAAISVAYVTGKPVLFLGTGQGYEDLDRFDPEALVDDLLGA; encoded by the coding sequence ATGTTCGACGGACTGAAAGACAAGTTGGACAGTTTCCGGAGCGACGTCGAGGAGAGCGCCGATGTCGAGCCGGAGCCGGAGGACGCCGACGCGGAAGCCGAGGCTGAATCCGAGGTCGCGGCCGAAACGGAATCCGAATCGACGGACACCGACGCGCCGACCCCCGCCGCACCGGAGGGTGACGCCGAGGCGGACGAGGGCAGCGACGGTCCCGGCCGTCTCCAGCGCGCCAAGGCCTTCGCCACCGGCAAGGTCGTTCTCGAAGAGGAGGACCTCGAAGACCCGCTCTGGAACCTGGAGATGGCGTTGCTCGAGAGCGACGTCGAGATGGGCGTCGCCGAGGCGATTCTCGACCAGATCCGGTCGAACCTCGTCGGCGAGACCAAATCCCAGATGGCCAGCACGGGCGACCTCGTGGAGGACGCCCTGCGCGACGCGCTTCTCGACGTCATCAGCGTCGGCCAGTTCGACTTCGAGGAGCGCATCGCACAGGCGGACAAGCCCGTCACCATCGTCTTCACCGGCGTCAACGGCGTCGGCAAGACGACCACCATCGCCAAGATGGCGCGCTACCTGGAGGAGCAGGGCTACTCGTCGGTGCTCGCCAACGGTGATACGTACCGCGCGGGCGCGAACGAGCAGATTCAGGAACACGCCGACGCGCTGGGCAAGCGTCTCATCGCCCACGAACAGGGCGGCGACCCCGCGGCCGTCATCTACGACGGCGTGGAGTACGCCGAGGCCAACGACATCGACGTGGTGCTCGGCGACACTGCCGGTCGACTGCACACCTCCAGTGATCTCATGGCCCAGTTGGAGAAGATCGACCGCGTGGTCGCTCCCGACCTCACCCTGTTCGTCGACGAGGCGGTCGCGGGCCAGGACGCCGTCGAGCGCGCCCAGCAGTTCGACGCCGCCGCCGAAATCGACGGCGCCGTCCTCACGAAAGCGGACGCCGACTCCCAGGGCGGCGCCGCCATCTCCGTCGCCTACGTGACTGGCAAGCCCGTGCTCTTTCTCGGCACCGGACAGGGGTACGAGGACCTCGACCGATTCGACCCCGAAGCGTTGGTCGACGACCTCCTCGGCGCGTAG
- the pfdA gene encoding prefoldin subunit alpha, protein MGGGGQQQLQQLSQEMQAIEEEIEELEEEVEDLQTRKTEIDEAIEAIQTLDTGSTVQVPLGGGAYLRAEVQDIDEVIVDLGGGYAAEQPQGDAIEALERKQDVLDDRIEDVQEEIAELEAESAELEQEAQQMQQQMQQQQMQQMQQQQEQDE, encoded by the coding sequence ATGGGTGGCGGTGGTCAGCAGCAACTTCAGCAGCTCTCCCAGGAGATGCAGGCGATCGAAGAGGAGATCGAGGAGCTCGAAGAGGAGGTCGAGGACCTCCAGACGCGCAAAACCGAAATCGACGAGGCCATCGAGGCCATCCAGACGCTCGACACCGGGTCGACGGTGCAGGTGCCCCTCGGCGGTGGCGCGTACCTCCGTGCCGAAGTCCAGGACATCGACGAAGTGATCGTGGACCTCGGCGGTGGCTACGCGGCCGAACAGCCCCAGGGCGACGCCATCGAGGCGCTCGAACGCAAACAGGACGTGCTCGACGACCGTATCGAGGACGTGCAGGAGGAGATCGCGGAACTCGAAGCTGAGAGCGCCGAACTCGAGCAGGAGGCCCAGCAGATGCAACAGCAGATGCAACAACAGCAGATGCAGCAGATGCAACAGCAACAAGAGCAGGACGAGTAA
- the rpl18a gene encoding 50S ribosomal protein L18Ae, with protein sequence MSQFAVSGRFQDRTGYRSFQKTIEAPNENVAREHTLSQLGSEHGLKRTQVEVEEVTAA encoded by the coding sequence ATGAGTCAGTTCGCCGTCAGCGGACGCTTTCAGGACCGAACCGGGTATCGTAGCTTCCAGAAGACGATCGAGGCCCCGAACGAGAACGTCGCGCGCGAGCACACGCTCTCACAGCTCGGGAGCGAGCACGGCCTCAAGCGCACGCAAGTCGAGGTCGAGGAGGTGACCGCCGCATGA
- a CDS encoding translation initiation factor IF-6 has product MLRASFAGSPYVGVFARATNDCLLVRPDADSDTVDDIADELDVEPVTTTVAGSGTVGALAVGNEAGLLVSSRATDREVSAIEDATGRTVTELPGRINAAGNVVLANDYGAYVHPDLSREAVQTVKTALDVPVERGDLADVRTVGTAAVATNEGVLCHPKSREPELEAIEEALDIRADIGTINYGAPLVGSGLIANDNGYVVGTDTTGPELGRIEETLGYIERQ; this is encoded by the coding sequence GTGTTACGCGCCTCCTTCGCCGGCTCCCCGTACGTGGGTGTGTTCGCCCGCGCGACCAACGACTGCTTGCTCGTCCGGCCCGACGCCGACAGCGACACCGTCGACGACATCGCAGACGAACTCGATGTCGAGCCAGTGACGACGACGGTCGCCGGCTCCGGCACCGTCGGCGCGCTCGCCGTCGGCAACGAGGCGGGGCTGCTCGTCTCTAGTCGCGCGACCGACCGCGAGGTGTCGGCCATCGAGGACGCGACGGGACGGACCGTCACTGAACTGCCCGGCCGCATCAACGCCGCCGGCAACGTCGTTCTCGCGAACGACTACGGCGCCTACGTTCACCCCGACCTCAGCCGCGAGGCGGTACAGACGGTGAAGACGGCGCTCGACGTCCCAGTCGAGCGCGGCGACCTGGCGGACGTCCGGACGGTCGGCACCGCCGCCGTCGCGACCAACGAGGGCGTGCTCTGCCATCCGAAATCGCGCGAACCGGAGCTCGAAGCCATCGAAGAGGCCCTCGATATCCGGGCCGACATCGGCACCATCAACTACGGCGCGCCGCTCGTCGGCTCCGGGCTCATCGCCAACGACAACGGCTACGTCGTGGGCACCGACACCACCGGCCCGGAACTTGGCCGCATCGAGGAGACGCTCGGTTATATCGAGCGCCAGTAG
- a CDS encoding 50S ribosomal protein L31e codes for MSANDFEERVVTVPLREMKAAPSNKQADRAMTLVREHLAQHFKVDESDVRLDPDINEAVWKQGRNNPPSKLRVRAARFVEDGEPIVEAETAE; via the coding sequence ATGAGCGCCAACGACTTCGAGGAGCGCGTCGTCACCGTCCCGCTCCGCGAAATGAAGGCCGCGCCGTCGAACAAGCAAGCGGACCGGGCGATGACGCTCGTTCGCGAGCACCTCGCACAGCATTTCAAGGTCGACGAGAGCGACGTTCGTCTGGACCCCGACATCAACGAGGCCGTCTGGAAGCAGGGTCGGAACAACCCGCCGAGCAAGCTTCGGGTTCGGGCCGCACGCTTCGTCGAGGACGGGGAACCGATCGTCGAAGCAGAGACCGCCGAGTAA
- a CDS encoding 50S ribosomal protein L39e, protein MGKKSKAKKKRLAKLENQNSRVPAWVMLKTDRQVTRNPKRRHWRRNDTDE, encoded by the coding sequence ATGGGTAAGAAATCGAAGGCGAAGAAAAAGCGGCTCGCCAAACTGGAGAACCAGAACAGCCGCGTTCCCGCGTGGGTCATGCTCAAGACGGACCGACAGGTAACGCGAAATCCGAAGCGGCGCCACTGGCGCCGAAACGACACGGACGAATAA
- the thpR gene encoding RNA 2',3'-cyclic phosphodiesterase: MRLFVSVAVDALADTLAAAQSRLPDAGGIRPVDPENAHITIKFLGEVDPDRLDAVEGGIASAVDDAGVDPFAMTVAGFGVFPSLEYISVVWAGVREGRAELTRLHEAVEREMTALGFDPEDHDFTPHVTLARMDDARGKEAVQRVVRDDDPTLGRLEVSALRLTESTLTAEGPEYRTVARYPL; the protein is encoded by the coding sequence ATGCGTCTGTTCGTCAGCGTCGCCGTCGACGCGCTGGCCGACACCCTCGCCGCCGCGCAGTCACGCCTGCCCGACGCCGGCGGTATTCGCCCAGTCGATCCGGAGAACGCCCACATCACGATCAAGTTCCTGGGCGAGGTCGATCCCGACCGCCTCGACGCCGTGGAGGGCGGAATCGCGTCCGCCGTCGACGACGCCGGCGTCGATCCGTTCGCGATGACCGTCGCCGGATTCGGCGTCTTCCCCTCCCTCGAATACATCAGCGTCGTCTGGGCCGGCGTCCGCGAGGGGCGCGCGGAACTCACGCGCCTCCACGAGGCCGTCGAACGCGAGATGACGGCGCTGGGGTTCGATCCCGAAGACCACGACTTCACGCCGCACGTCACCCTGGCCCGCATGGACGACGCGCGGGGGAAAGAAGCCGTCCAGCGCGTGGTTCGGGACGATGATCCCACCCTGGGCCGTCTCGAAGTGAGCGCACTCCGGCTCACGGAGAGCACGCTCACGGCGGAGGGCCCGGAGTACCGCACTGTGGCGCGATACCCGCTGTAA
- a CDS encoding tetratricopeptide repeat protein, whose translation MEDDRPHQFSEGQGFDEDYEEFSLDPPELSVDPAEVDPVDSRVLTDLLDRRNVASDQVDAEQLVDVGLSYMGINRFEEATETLERAASFADDDQIEQEAWVNKGAAHAELDEFDEAVGAYKEALSIDEESEHAATAHTNLAYALWEWGRTEQALEHAERAVEVDPRFGQAWYNRGFFLTERGLHESAVDCFDNAIRLGMRTTAVLEEKARALEEMGEQEEAERVQKQADELREEAEQELVEDQQP comes from the coding sequence ATGGAAGACGACCGTCCTCACCAGTTCTCCGAAGGGCAGGGGTTCGACGAGGACTACGAGGAGTTCTCGCTCGACCCGCCCGAACTCTCGGTCGACCCGGCCGAAGTCGACCCCGTCGACTCACGGGTCCTGACCGACCTGCTCGACCGACGCAACGTCGCCAGCGACCAGGTCGACGCCGAGCAGCTCGTCGATGTCGGGCTATCGTACATGGGCATCAACCGCTTCGAGGAGGCCACCGAAACCTTAGAGCGGGCGGCGAGTTTCGCCGATGACGACCAGATCGAACAGGAAGCCTGGGTGAACAAGGGCGCGGCCCACGCCGAACTCGACGAGTTCGACGAGGCCGTCGGCGCTTACAAGGAAGCGCTCTCCATCGACGAGGAGTCCGAACACGCCGCCACCGCGCACACCAACCTTGCGTACGCGCTCTGGGAGTGGGGCCGAACCGAACAGGCACTGGAACACGCCGAACGCGCCGTCGAGGTCGACCCGCGATTCGGCCAGGCCTGGTACAACCGCGGCTTCTTCCTCACCGAACGCGGCCTCCACGAGAGCGCCGTCGACTGCTTCGACAACGCCATCCGCCTCGGGATGCGCACGACCGCGGTGCTCGAAGAGAAAGCGCGGGCGCTGGAGGAGATGGGCGAACAAGAGGAAGCCGAACGCGTCCAGAAGCAGGCGGACGAACTTCGCGAGGAGGCGGAGCAGGAACTGGTCGAGGATCAGCAGCCGTGA
- a CDS encoding DUF424 domain-containing protein — protein sequence MRVQERDTPEGLLVAVCDEECLGETYEDGEVSLTVTEEFYGGSEADADDVVDSLTRATVANLVGDRCVTVAIEAGLVDEERVLDLGGARHAQLLWL from the coding sequence ATGCGGGTTCAGGAGCGTGACACACCCGAGGGACTGCTTGTCGCCGTCTGCGACGAGGAGTGTCTCGGCGAGACCTACGAAGACGGCGAGGTGTCGCTGACCGTGACCGAGGAGTTCTACGGCGGGAGCGAGGCCGACGCCGACGACGTGGTCGACTCGCTCACCCGTGCGACGGTCGCGAACCTCGTCGGCGACCGGTGTGTGACCGTCGCCATCGAGGCCGGCCTCGTCGACGAAGAGCGCGTTCTCGACCTGGGCGGCGCGCGCCACGCGCAGTTGCTCTGGCTTTGA
- a CDS encoding DUF4352 domain-containing protein codes for MQRRQILATCGALATGLLAGCGGGGTDATATATATETATATPTATATETATATPTATPGPDGPTHDLDESFVVGTEPDHIGYRIIDFYRADRIGSSANNATADGTYLIILLELSNPQEEAISFPQNAFIVGNEDQLRYVDTGATPKIADDERLDVAPLATATVLSGSSKAGALVFDLDPDRSYRIRIHPTGDSGETHYVPIGAISDVEELQSSRF; via the coding sequence ATGCAACGACGACAGATTCTGGCGACGTGTGGCGCCCTCGCGACCGGTCTTCTCGCCGGCTGTGGTGGCGGCGGTACCGATGCAACAGCCACGGCGACGGCAACAGAGACGGCGACCGCAACGCCGACGGCGACGGCAACAGAGACGGCGACCGCAACGCCGACGGCGACGCCCGGTCCCGACGGGCCGACCCACGACCTCGACGAGTCGTTCGTCGTCGGCACCGAACCGGACCACATCGGCTACCGCATCATCGACTTCTATCGCGCCGACCGGATCGGCAGTAGCGCGAACAACGCAACCGCCGACGGCACCTATCTGATCATCCTGCTGGAACTCAGTAACCCACAGGAGGAGGCCATCTCGTTCCCGCAGAACGCGTTCATCGTCGGCAACGAGGACCAACTTCGGTACGTCGACACCGGGGCGACGCCGAAAATCGCCGACGACGAGCGTCTCGACGTGGCGCCGCTCGCCACCGCGACGGTGCTCAGCGGGTCGTCAAAGGCGGGCGCCCTGGTGTTCGACCTCGACCCCGACCGGTCCTATCGGATCCGGATTCATCCCACGGGTGATTCGGGCGAGACGCATTACGTGCCTATCGGGGCTATTTCGGACGTTGAGGAACTGCAGAGTTCGAGATTCTGA
- a CDS encoding aminotransferase class V-fold PLP-dependent enzyme, whose amino-acid sequence MGVQESYPIDVEAIRADFPILDRQVGGNVESPGESDDDDQPLYYLDNAATSQTPEPVIETISDYYRNYNANVHRGIHQLSQEASVAYEEAHDTVADFIGADGREEIVFTKNTTESENLVAYAWGLAELGPGDSVVLSEMEHHASLVTWQQIAKRTGAEVRYIRITDDGYLDMDHAAELIDDSTKMVSVVHISNTMGAVNPVSDLADMAHDHDALMFVDGAQSAPTHPVDVQDIDADFFAFSGHKMCGPTGIGVLYGKEHLLESMQPYLYGGEMIRSVTYEDATWEDLPWKFEAGTPSISQGIALAAAIEYLEDIGMASIRDHEELLAEYAYDRLSEFDDVTIYGPPGDDRGGLVAFNVDGVHAHDLSSICNDHGVAIRAGDHCTQPLHDKLGVPASARGSFYIYNTREEIDALVDAVADARDLFA is encoded by the coding sequence ATGGGAGTCCAGGAATCGTATCCGATCGACGTAGAGGCCATCCGGGCCGATTTCCCGATCCTCGACCGACAGGTCGGCGGGAACGTGGAGTCGCCCGGTGAGAGCGACGACGACGACCAGCCGCTCTACTATCTGGACAACGCCGCGACGAGTCAGACGCCCGAACCCGTCATCGAGACGATCAGCGACTACTACCGCAACTACAACGCCAACGTCCACCGCGGTATTCACCAGTTGAGTCAGGAGGCCTCGGTGGCCTACGAGGAGGCCCACGACACCGTCGCCGACTTCATCGGCGCCGACGGACGTGAGGAGATCGTCTTCACCAAGAACACGACCGAAAGCGAGAACCTCGTGGCCTACGCCTGGGGGTTGGCCGAGCTCGGCCCCGGCGACTCCGTCGTCCTCTCCGAGATGGAACACCACGCCTCGCTCGTGACGTGGCAGCAGATAGCCAAGCGGACTGGTGCCGAGGTGCGGTACATCCGCATCACCGACGACGGCTATCTCGACATGGACCACGCCGCCGAACTCATCGACGACTCCACGAAGATGGTGTCGGTCGTCCACATCTCGAACACGATGGGTGCGGTCAACCCCGTGTCCGACCTGGCCGACATGGCCCACGACCACGACGCGCTGATGTTCGTCGACGGCGCGCAGTCGGCGCCGACTCACCCCGTCGACGTCCAAGACATCGACGCCGACTTCTTCGCCTTCTCCGGCCACAAGATGTGTGGGCCGACCGGCATCGGCGTCCTCTACGGCAAGGAGCATCTCCTCGAATCGATGCAGCCGTATCTCTACGGCGGGGAGATGATCCGCAGCGTCACCTACGAGGACGCGACGTGGGAGGACCTCCCCTGGAAGTTCGAGGCCGGCACGCCCTCCATCTCCCAGGGCATCGCGCTCGCGGCCGCCATCGAATACCTGGAGGATATCGGCATGGCGTCGATCCGTGACCACGAGGAACTGCTCGCGGAGTACGCCTACGACCGCCTCAGCGAGTTCGACGACGTCACCATCTACGGCCCGCCGGGCGACGACCGGGGCGGTCTCGTCGCGTTCAACGTCGACGGCGTCCACGCCCACGACCTCTCCAGCATCTGCAACGATCACGGCGTGGCCATCCGCGCCGGCGACCACTGTACGCAGCCGCTGCACGACAAACTCGGCGTCCCCGCCTCCGCCCGCGGCTCGTTCTACATCTACAACACGCGGGAGGAGATCGACGCCCTCGTCGACGCCGTCGCCGACGCTCGCGACCTGTTCGCGTAG